From the uncultured Methanomethylovorans sp. genome, the window AAATATCCAGCTTCAAAGGAAAACTCATAATTGTGCATGGAGCAGGCTCTTTTGGACACCCACAGGCAAAAAGATTTGCACTTAATGAAAAGTTTAATTTGAGTGGCTCTTTAATAACCCATATATCAGTGAAAGAACTTTGTAGAACAGTAGTAGATGTTCTTAATGAGAATGGCATCTGTGCTGTAGGAGTTCATCCAATGTGTTGCATGATTGCGGATAACGGAAGAATTAAGGCCATGTTCCTTGACCAGATATATTGCATGCTGGAACGAGGAATTGTTCCAGTCTTACATGGAGATGTTGTGATGGATAGCAGTCTTGGAACATCCGTTATCTCTGGCGATCAAATAGTTCCATATATTGCAAAACAGATGAAAGCAAGTCTTTTAGGTATTGGAAGTGCAACTGAAGGAGTTCTTGATGATAAAAGTTCGACTATCCCAATAATAACATCAAATAACTTTGAAGATGTAAAAAAACATATAAGAGGTTCCGAAAACACTGATGTTACAGGAGGTATGCTGGGCAAAGTTAAAGAGATGTTGGACCTCAGTGACAGTACAAATACAACTTCGCATATATTCGATGCCGGGAAGCCTGGTAATATTGAGCGTTTTCTTAAAGGCGAGAAAATAGGGACAGCTATAACAAATGAACAGTAGAATTGAAGGTTTTAATATGAGTACATCCCAGAGAAAAATAGAACACCTCAAGCTATGTTCTTCAAGTCCTGTAGAATCTAGGGTAAAGGGGACTGGCCTGGAAGATATAATGTTAGTACATCGTGCTCTTCCAGAATTTGATATAGAGGATATAGACCTTCATACGAATTTTCTGGGAAAGAGTATGAAAGCGCCTTTTCTTATAGCTTCAATCACCGGAGGGCATCCTGATACAAAACCAATAAACGCTGCTCTTGCACAGGCTGCTGAAGAAATGGGTATTGGCATAGGTGTGGGAAGTCAAAGAGCTGCTATTGAAGATTCAAATCAAGAAGACTCATTCACTATCATGAGAGATGTGGCACCTGATGCTTTTATTTATGGAAATATCGGAGCTGCCCAGATTAAAGAATATGGCATAGAAAAAATAGAAAATCTGGTGGAAATGCTTGATGCAGATGCAATGGCAATCCATTTAAATTTCTTGCAGGAAGCAATACAGCCGGAAGGAGATACTGATGCAAGTGGTGCCCTTGATGCTATCAAGGATATCTGTTCGCTGAATATACCTATCATTGTAAAGGAAACAGGTGCTGGAATTTCCCATGAAGACGCGTGGCTGTTGAAGAAAGCAGGTGTTTCTGCTATTGATGTAGGTGGAGTTGGGGGTACAAGTTGGTCCGGAGTAGAAGTATATAGGGCTAGGGACCGAAAAGACATAATGTCAGAAATTTTAGGAGAACTATTTTGGGATTTTGGTATCCCTACAGCTGCAAGTGTAGTGGAATGCAATGTATCTTTACCAATAATCGCTACTGGTGGAATAAGAACAGGAATGGATATTGCGAAATCAATAGCAATCGGAGCTAGTGTAGCTAGTGCAGCACTCCCTTTTGTTGCCCCGGCACTGGAAGGTAAGGACATGGTGCTCAAGAGGCTAAAGCTTATGATAAACGAGCTTAAAGTCGCAATGTTTCTTTGCGGATGCAAAGACCTGTGTAAATTGCACGCTACGCCCACAGTGATCACAGGGTGGACAAGAGAGTATCTTGAATTACGTGGATTCAATGTCAAAGAATTCGCTTTACGATCAAACCGTAGCGAATTACAGATTGTATAACAGTATTTTCTAGTATATAATAAATTTTTAGGATTTGAGGAATTAATATGACAGAAATCGGAATAATAGCAGTTGGCGGTTATAATGAAATGGGCCGTAATATGACTGCTGTAAGGGTTGATGAGGATATAATCATCCTGGATATGGGTCTGAGATTAGATCGAGTACAGATCCATGAAGACGTAGAAATAGATAAAATGCATTCCCTTGAGCTTATTAATATGGGGGCTATACCAGATGACACGATAATGAACGATGTCAATGGGAACGTACGTGCTATTGTATGCACACATGGCCATCTTGACCATATTGGTGCAGTCTCAAAGCTGGCACATCGTTATACTGCTCCTATTATTGGTACACCCTATACAACTGCTTTAGTAAAGCATCAAATCGATTCGGAGCGCAAGTTCGGCGTAAAGAACAATCTGATCTCTATGAAAGCAGGGGAAACCTACGAAATAACAAAAGATGTCTCCATTGAGTTCATTAATACTCAGCACAGTATAATCGATACTGTCTTTGTGGTTATCCATACACCAAAAGGCGCTATAATGTATGCTTGTGATTTCAAACTGGATAGGACACCTACTTTGGGAGAAGCACCGGATTTCAACAGGCTCAAAGCCCTCGGAGAAGAGGGAGTCCTTGCACTTATTACCGAAAGTACTAATGCCGGACGTTCTGGTAAGGCACCTTCCGAACAGATAGCACATGACCTTGTAAAGGATGTACTGCTGGGTACTGAAGAATCGGATGTGGGAATGATAATAACCACTTTTGCTTCTCATATAGCCCGTTTGAACTCCATTATTTCCTTCGCCGAGGAAATGGGGCGTATACCCATATTACTCGGTAGATCTATGGATAGGTACATGAGTACAGCTAAGGAACTTGGATACGTTCAACTTCCAAGGAATGTCGAAATATACGGTCAGCGTCGTGAAGTCGAAAAGGCTTTGGAAAAAGTAATGAGAGAGGGTAAAAATAAATATCTGCCCATTGTTACCGGACATCAGGGAGAACCTGGTTCTATATTAATACGCATAGCCAACGGTGATACACCTTACATGATAGAACCAGGGGATAAGGTAATATTTTCCGCAAATGTCATTCCAAATCCCTTAACACAAGCTAATCGCTATGCTCTGGAAACAAAGCTTAGGATGAAAGGGGCACGCATCTATGATAATGTACACGTGTCTGGACACGCCTACAGGGAGGATCACTGGGAACTATTGAGGATGGTTAAACCAGAACATGTGATTCCTGCTCATGGGACTATAGAAATGCATTCAGCGTATATTGAGATGGCAGAAGATGCAGGATATGTGCTCGGAGATACGCTCCATCTGTTAAGGAATGGAGAAGAACTGTATATAGAAGAATAATATCGTATCTAGTCACGAGGTATCATGAACCTGATAGAAGAAATTAAAAAACGGAGCGCATATGTGGATAAGGGTATTCGGGAAATGCTCCCCATCACCCATCCCGAGGAATTATATAAAGCTGCACGATATCTGCCTGATGCAGGTGGAAAAAGACTAAGGCCTGCAGCTGTTATACTGGCTGCAGAAGCCGTAGGTTCTGACCTTCAAACTGTGCTACCAGCTGCTGTTGCAGTAGAACTGGTTCACAATTTCACCTTGGTTCATGATGATATAATGGACAAGGACGATATACGCAGAGGAATGCCTGCAGTCCATGTAAAATGGGGGGAGCCAGGAGCTATCCTTGCGGGTGATACATTATATTCCAAAGCCTTTGAGATCATAACCTCAATGGATAATGATCCAGTCCGTATCGTAAAGTGTATTGATATCCTTGCAAGGACATGCACCGAAATATGTGAAGGCCAATGGCTGGATGTAGAATTCGAGGATCAGAGCATAGTTTCTGAAGAACAGTATCTTGAAATGGTGGAGAAAAAGACTGCTGTGCTTTATGGAGCTGCATGTAAGATCGGCGCATTGCTTGGCGGTGCCCCTCTCGATGTTGCTGACCAAATGTACGAATTTGGTCGTATGATCGGTATTGGTTTCCAGATATATGACGATGTGCTGGATATTGTGACCCCTGAAGAGGTGCTTGGCAAAGTAAGAGGAAGCGATATAATGGAAGGTAAAAAGACCCTTATAGCTATCCATGCTCTCAATGCCGGCGTAAAACTAGATATTTTTGGTAAGGGCAAGGCCTCAAAAGGACAATTGGAAGATGCCATCGGGCAGCTTGAAGATTCCGGGTCCATTAAATATGCAAGAAATGCAGCTGTTTCATATATCTGCGAAGGTAAAAAGAAACTAGATGTACTAGAAGATTCAGAAGCAAAAGATATCCTGCTTGCAATAGCAGATTACATGATAGAAAGATCTTATTGAATTGGGTCACAATAGGCCCAACATTTTGTTTTTAATCTTTTTTATAAAACATTCTAAAGGTAGTACTAACAGATTTTTTACTCATTGGCAGTTGCCTGCTTCCATATAAAATAGCATGAACAGGGTCCGAAAAGACCCTGTTGAAAAAACTTATTTTTTATTCATTTCTTCTTCTTGAAGTGCTGCGTGAGCTGCTGCCATTCTGGCTACAGGTACACGGAAAGGTGAGCAACTTACGTAATTGAGACCAACTTTATGTCCGAAAATAACAGAACTCGGTTCGCCCCCATGCTCACCACATATGCCGATCTTCAGATCACGGCGGGTAGACCTACCTTTATCGATGCCTAGTTTTATAAGTTCCCCCACGCCACTTTGATCAAGTACAGCAAATGGATCATGTTCTAGGATAGACTGCTCTATATATGCAGGCAGGAATTTACCTGCATCGTCTCTACTAAAACCAAAGGTTGTCTGTGTGAGGTCATTTGTACCAAAGGAGAAGAATTCTGCCTCACGAGCTATCTTGTCAGCTGTAAGTGCAGCCCTTGGGAGTTCTATCATGGTACCGATCTTGTAATCAATTTTTACACCTTTTTCTGCCATGACATCGCTTGCTATTTTTATAACTTGCTTCTTGACGATCTGCAGCTCTTTAACGTGAGATACAAGAGGGATCATGATCTCTGGGACAATGGACATGCCGTCGTTAGATAGCTCACAAGCAGCTTCAATAATAGCCTGCACCTGCATTTCATAAATTTCAGGGTACACGACTCCAAGCCGACATCCTCTGAAACCGAGCATAGGGTTGATCTCTTTTAGGAACTCCACTCTTTCCATTACTTTTTTAACTTTATTAATCTCATCTGCTGGAGCACCTTTTTTCTGAAGCTCCATTAATTTCTCCATGGCTTCCTCATGATTGGGAAGGAATTCGTGAAGTGGGGGATCAAGCAAACGGATAGTTACAGGATAACCTTCCATAGCACGGAATATACCAACAAAATCCTCTCTCTGCATAGGAAGAAGCTTTGCAAGAGCACATCGTCTTGAGGCTTCAGTGTCAGCCATGATCATTTCTCTTACAACGGGAATTCTATTCTCACCAAAGAACATATGCTCTGTGCGGCATAATCCAATTCCTTCGGCACCGAAATCTCTGGCAACCTTAGCATCATTAGGAGTATCGGCATTTGTTCGTACACCTAGAGTCCTCACTTCATCTGCCCATTGTAGAACGGTCTTAAGCTCCCCACTCACTTCAGGTGTAATAAGAGGGACTTGTCCTATTATAAGATGGCCTGTTGAACCATCGATTGAGATATAATCGCCTTCATTTACCATGCAATAACCTGCATAGAATACGCGATTCTTAATATCGATGACCACATCGCCACATCCCGCAACACATGGTTTACCCATACCTCTGGCCACCACTGCAGCATGAGATGTCATTCCACCGCGTACGGTCAGAATACCTTCTGCAGCATTCATACCACCAATATCTTCGGGAGAGGTTTCAGCACGTACAAGGATTACCTTTTCACCAGACTCTGCCATTTCTTCCGCATGTTCAGCAGTGAATACAACCTTACCTACTGCAGCTCCCGGAGATGCAGGAAGCCCTGTTGCTGCTGCCTTAAGATTTGCCTTCGGATCTATCATAGGATGTAATAATTTGTCTATCTGATTAGGATCTATCCTTAAAAGAGCAGTTTTCTTATCAATAAGACCTTCTTCTACCATGTCTACTGCAATCTTTATTGCTGCAGCAGCAGTACGTTTTCCATTCCGTGTCTGCAACATGTACAGTTTACCCTGCTCGATGGTGAATTCAATATCCTGCATATCACGGAAGTGATTCTCCAGTTTGGCATAGATCTCTTCAAGCTGTTTGAAAGCAGCAGGCAGTGCCTCCTTAAGAGTGGAAATTGGCCTGGGTGTCCTGATACCTGCTACAACATCCTCTCCCTGAGCATTAATGAGGTATTCGCCATAGAAACGCTTATGCCCAGTCGCTGGGTCTCTTGTGAAAGCAACACCTGTACCAGATGTTTCACCCATATTTCCGTACACCATTGCCTGCACATTGACTGCGGTACCCCAGTCTGCAGGAATATTGTTCAACTTGCGGTATGTTATAGCACGCTGGTTGTTCCATGATTCAAAAACAGCATTTATAGCCATCATGAGCTGTTTGTGTGCATCCTGCGGGAACTTTTCCCCGGTTTCTTTTTCTATTATCAGTTTAAACTCTTCCACAAGTTCCTTCAGAGCATTTACGTCGAGTTCTGTGTCCTGTCTTACGCCTAAAGAGCGTTTTTTCTCACTCAATGCATGTTCGAACTTTTCATGTTCGATACCCAGAACAACATCTCCGAACATTGTCAGAAAACGCCTGTAACTATCATAAGCGAATCTAGGATTGTCGGTGTTCTTTGCAATAACAAGAACAGTTATATCATTCATTCCAAGATTTAGAACCGTGTCCATCATTCCTGGCATTGAAACACGTGCACCTGAACGCACCGACACGAGCAATGGATTACCATCATTGCCGAATATTTTACCAGATACCTCTTCAAGCCTTGCAATTGCAGCGTCAATCTGTTTCAGTAATCCTGCAGGATAAGCTTTATCTTTAAGATACTGAACACAGACTTCAGCCGTGATAGTAAAACCAGGTGGTACTGGAATACCAAGATTTGCCATTTCCGCCAGGTTTGCGCCTTTACCACCCAGCAGGTCTTTCATACTGTTTTTTCCTTCTGTCTTATTACCGCCGAAAAAGTACACGAATTTATTGTCTGCCACCAACTTTCCTCCCTTGGACCTGATGCATCAGAGATATTTATTTGGTTGGATTATGTATGGAATGGAGCACAATTGTTGTATTTGTATATAAGGTTGTGGTCACCAGTAACAAATAATGAATCAATTCAACAACAGATGTTACTCCAATCATAGTTTGAAGTCTTGTTTGAATTCCAAACTGCCTAGAATCTGTTTCTAGGCTTCAATCTTAGTAAGACATATTAATATAAATAATTGTGTAAATGAATAAAACTTAGTTTCAATTAATTGTGAATGAAGAACTGATTTTAAATATATATCATGGATTTCATGAGATATTTTTGAGATTAAATTGAAACATAGCATTCTTTATGTAGTCATCTCAAGTTCAGTACAAATCCAACTGTCTATTATCTAAGAGTGAGACTTTACCGCGAATCCTCTGTGTTTCATCCATATCAATTTCGTCCACAATAAAGCACTCCTCATTACCAGCTTCAGCTTTGATATTACCCCATGCATTGGTAATCATGGAATTACCAAAGTATGAAGCTAATGGAGCTGTACCTATACGATTACATGCAACATGAGGAATCTGGTTTTCTACAGCCCTTGCAATTACAAGAGCCTTCCACTGATTTGACTTGGGATTTGAAAATTCGGCAACCGTAATCAAAATATCAGCATCTTCAAGCACTAATTTTCGTGATACTTCAGGAAATCTTATCTCAAAACAAATCTGAAGTCCAATGGTAATTCCAAGTTTTTCAAGTTTTATCGGACATATTTGTTCTCCTCTAGAGAAATGTGTTTTTTCCATCCCATAAAGATGAGTTTTCCTATAAACTCCACTTAGAATTCCAGATTCAATACAAAAACCCAGATTATGGTATTTGTTAACACCGGTTTTTTCAATTTTTTTTTCGATCATCGAGCCAATAATCACACAATCATGTATCTTTGAGAATTCCAAAAGCTCTGTTATTGTAGAGTATTCTTCAACTCTTTGAGACGCAGAACTTTCAGCTATTGATTCAAGATCTTTATAACAGAAACCCGTAGAAAATACTTCAGGCAACACTATTATTTTAGCACCTAGATCTATTGCACTTTTTGCCATCAGAAGGGCTTTTTTAATGTTCGTTTCTTTCGAACATTGCGTAATATTCATCTGGATACAGGATATCTTGATCGTTGCCATTAATAGCACGTCCATCAGAAGTTAATGATAGTTAATTCAATAGATTATAAAAAAGTTATCTTTTACCTCTTACATTCATGCGTTTTATTATATTCTTGTTTGAATTCTCAATGAAAGCATTTAAAGCGATTGAATGCATTTCATCATTATAATTATGAGCACATATTAATCTATAGATATTTTAATATAGATAAATATGGAAGTGAACACCATACTCTTAAAAAAGAGAACTGGTTAAAACAATTCAACGGTATCGATCATGCAAAAACAGATATCTATTCATGTGATACTTCGGATCGCATTAAGTATCCGTTCAAGCGGTCTCGAGTATTATATTTCAGAAAGGGATTATATTTTGTCCCCGACTGGTAATAGTTCTATCAGTAGGGATACTGTTAGACTGTTCTCAGGCATGCAAAATCCAATGAATGCAAAAATATCTGTGGACTGGTGATATAGAATGCAACTCAAACTAAATAGTCCAATCTACGTTGGGCTAGTACTATTTTGTCTGATAATGATTACAGGGGTTGGCGCAGCTGAAAAACTTGATGTGAGTTTTGTCAGCCAATATAATGATCTTTATAATGATAATAGCATTAATAATGCTCTGTTTACACAGGGACAGGATTTCTCCAGTCACTATGGAGGAAGTGTTTATAATGTTGCAGTCGCTGGAAATTATGCATACCTCGGGCAGGGACAGGATATGCTAGTGATCGATATCACTGATTCTTCTAACCCCTCGAGAGCTGGAAGGGTAACTACCCCAGCATTGGTCAACGGTGTTGCAGTATCAGGAAATTATGCATATATAGCCAATGGGGAAAATGGACTTGTGATAGTAGATATCACAAATAAGGCAATACCAACTATTAAAGGGAATTATAGTACTGATTCCGCTAATGGTGTTGCAGTATCAGGGAATTATGCATACGTAGCTGATGGTTACATGGGTCTTATGATAGTAGATGTCACAAATTCAGATGCACCAAGCTTTAAAGGAACACGTAATACTGCCGGATATTCGTCTAGTGTTATATTGTCAGGGAATTATGCATACGTAGCTGATGGAGCTGATGGCCTTGTAATTATAGATATCACAAACCCAGAAGATCCAGCAATTACAGGAACTTGTGACACTAGTGGAAATGCAGAAGATGTTGCAATATCTGGAAACTATACATACGTAGCTGATGGTGCCAATGGCCTTGTAATTATAGATACCGCAAATCCAGCAAATCCAACAATTACAGGAGATCTCAGTACTGGAGATACTGCTCTTGGTGTTGCAGTGTCAGGAAACTATGCATATGTAGCTAATAATAACGGTGGTCTTGTAGTCGTAAACGTTGCAAATAAAGCTTCACCAACTAATGCAGCAGTCTATACTGAAACTGCCGGATATGCATATGATGTCGTAATATCAGGAAATTATGCATATACGGCATTTACCAGAAGTGGCCTTACAGTCGTTAATATCACTAATCCCGAATCACCGACTACAGCAGGAAGATATGATGCTTCCGGATATGCATCCGGTGTTGCCGTATCGGGTAATTATGCATATATAGCCTATGGTTATATGGGCCTTACAATTGTAGATATCAGCAATAAAGAAGCTCTAAACCGCGCAGGCAGTTACATTACCACTGGATATGCACGCGATGTTGCTGTAGCAGGAAACTATGCATATATAGCAGATGACACTTACGGCCTTGTAATTGTAGATGTCACAAATAAAGCATCACCAACTCCCAAGGGAAATTATAATACCCTTGGTCGTTCGTGGGGCGTTACAGTAATAGACAATTATGCATACATTGCCGATGGCGCCAATGGACTCGTAATCGTAAATGTCGCCAATCCAAATTCACCAACTCTTGTAGGAAGTTGTGATACTCCCGGCAATGCTGAAACTGTTGCAAATAGCAGGAAATTATGCATATGTAGCGGATGGTGATAGTGGTCTTTCGATCATAAATATTAGCAACCCCGCTGTACCAACACTTACACACACTTATGATACTGCAGGCCATGCATATGGTATTTCTGTAGTCAGCAATTATGCATACATAGCTGATGGTAACAATGGCCTTGTAATTGCAAACATTAGCAATCCTGCGTCACCAACATCAATGGGTAGTTATGCCACTTATGATGCACAGAACATTGTAGTATCTGGCAATTACGCATACATAGCAGATGACAGCCATGGTCTTGTAATTATAGACATAACTAACCCTGCATCACCGGTGTTCGAAGACAGTTATAACACAGCAGGTTATGGATACGGTGTTACAATATCAGGCAGTTATGTATATGTAGCTGATTTTGATAATGGCCTGGTAATCCTGCACGTAGATACTGTACCAGACACAACAGCTCCATCATCTGTTACAGGACTGAATGAAGCCAGTGTAGGATCAAGCTGGATTTACTGGACATGGACAAATCCCACTGATGAGGACTTTAACTATGCTACAATATACGTTGATGGAGCATTTATCACAAATACATCCGCAGGATACTACAATTTAACTGGCCTGTCTGAAGGAACTACTCATATAATTAGTACTAAAACAGTGGACACGTCAGGGAACATTAATTCTACATGGGTTAATGATTCGGCAAGCACTATATCCCCAACTGATATTGTACCACCTGCATCCGTAACAAACCTGGGAGAAGCTGATGTAAACTCTGACTGGATAAGGTGGACATGGACAAATCCTGACGATGCAGATTTCAGCCATGTGATAGTTTACCTCAACGGTACATTTATCGCAAACACAACTGACAGTTCAATCAGTTATTACAATGCAACCGGACTTTCTGAAGGAGCTACATATACAATTGGCATACAGACAGTAGACTATTCAGGAAACATAAATTCTACAACGGTAAATGACTCGGCCATCACGAGAAATTATCCAGTAGTTTCTGGTCTTTCTGGAACAAACATCACTAAGACTTCGATTACATTAACCTGGGAAGCATCTGCTGATACTACGAGAGTACAAATAAGCAGGAATGATGTTGTTATAGGTAATGTGACCGGAGCAACATCTTATGTAGATGCTGGCCTGACAAGTAGTACTACATATGGATATACTCTGACCCCATACAATCAGGATGGTCTTGCAGGTGAATCAGTAAGCGTTAGCCTGAGAACTAGATCCAGCAGCAGTGGAGGAAGTAGTGGCGGAAGCAGCAGAAGTACTAGTAGTGGAGGAAGTGGTGGATCAGCTTCAGTAGAAGACTTTGCTAACCTTGTAACAAAAGACGTTGCAACGATCTACCTCAGAATAAATACAACTGCCACATATCAGTTCACAAAGGAAGGAAATCCAATACAATCAATCAGTTTCTATTCCCTTAAGAACTCAGGAGAAACCGTATCAACAGTAGAGGTACTGAACAACAGGTCAAAATTGGTTAACAGTACTCCTGAAGGATCTATATATCAATATGTGAACATGTGGGTCGGCAAGGCTAGCTTTGCAACAGCATCCAATATTAAGGATGCAAGCGTGAGATTCAAGGTGAATTCTTCGTGGATCCAGCAGATGGGAGTAAGTCCATCGGATGTAAAACTACAGAGGTATAATGGAAATGCATGGGAAGTATTGCCCACTACTATAGTAAGCAATACCACGGATTATGTAGTATTCGAATCTCAAACACCGGGATTCTCTCCATTCGCTATAACTGGTGAAAAAGTAGTCACTATAGCTTCAAATGAGAATGTGAAGTCAAGTAACGAAAATGAAGTACCTGTAAGCAACATCACTCAAACAGAGGACGATCAGAAGGAAGAAACACAATCATCATCCAGTATGTGGATGATCATAGCGGTTATCCTTGTGATAGGATTTGCTATAGTTGGTTACGCATATTCGAAGAAAGAAAAGTAAGGATCTGTTTTATCCCCTGTGCTTATAGTGCAGGTTTCTTCTTTTTTTACTACTGTTTTACTATTTTATATGATTCTTTATAGAACCCATTCCTATATGCGTCTTCACCCAAACCTCATCATTATGAGTATGTACATACGTAATATATTCACAATGTTTATATACGCGAAAATCTGATTGCTGTTTGTCTTACGAGAAAAAGACTAAGTGGTACAGAACAGAAAAACACGGTTGTGTATTGGGCAAATAATGAGAGAAGGGTGACAAAATGAAGATATTCGCAGCATTGTTGGTTTTAATCGCTTTTTGTACGGTTGCTCAGGCATACTCTATTCCTCCAACGAACATTACTGATACTACTCAGCAGATAATTACTGATGAGACTGAAGCTGCGGAAACTCCAGTTGCAGAAACTGAGAATGTTCTGGAACAGGATGCAAAATCCCATCCAGTAGAAACTGAACCAATTATGATAACAACTGCAATCGCTAACGCTATTTTCGGACAAAACAACGAATCAAATACAAGAGCAGTAAACTCTGGAAACAACAACGGCTCTTATGCAGTAGTAGGAATTGCACTGATACTGCTGACCCTGATTGCAGTAGCAATCTATAACATAAGAAAGTAAAGATTATACAAAACAGGTACCTAAACAACTAGGGGGATAGGTGCCTGACTTTATCTCAATTAAGTTTTTGAGAATATTATGTGCATATTTCTTTTTAGTTTTCAGTTATGTGCTTGCATCGAATTTCCTTCTTTTACTGTTCCTTTTATAACTTCAATGAAGTGCTGCAGGTAGTGCTCTTTTCCAGAAGCTATTTGAATTGTAAGAGGAAAACCGTCACAACTTACACATGCATGAATCTTTATGCCTTTACGATTATTATAGAATGTAGTATTTATACTTTTGAAATGAGCTCTATAGCAAA encodes:
- a CDS encoding beta-propeller domain-containing protein: MQLKLNSPIYVGLVLFCLIMITGVGAAEKLDVSFVSQYNDLYNDNSINNALFTQGQDFSSHYGGSVYNVAVAGNYAYLGQGQDMLVIDITDSSNPSRAGRVTTPALVNGVAVSGNYAYIANGENGLVIVDITNKAIPTIKGNYSTDSANGVAVSGNYAYVADGYMGLMIVDVTNSDAPSFKGTRNTAGYSSSVILSGNYAYVADGADGLVIIDITNPEDPAITGTCDTSGNAEDVAISGNYTYVADGANGLVIIDTANPANPTITGDLSTGDTALGVAVSGNYAYVANNNGGLVVVNVANKASPTNAAVYTETAGYAYDVVISGNYAYTAFTRSGLTVVNITNPESPTTAGRYDASGYASGVAVSGNYAYIAYGYMGLTIVDISNKEALNRAGSYITTGYARDVAVAGNYAYIADDTYGLVIVDVTNKASPTPKGNYNTLGRSWGVTVIDNYAYIADGANGLVIVNVANPNSPTLVGSCDTPGNAETVANSRKLCICSGW
- a CDS encoding PGF-pre-PGF domain-containing protein — protein: MLKLLQIAGNYAYVADGDSGLSIINISNPAVPTLTHTYDTAGHAYGISVVSNYAYIADGNNGLVIANISNPASPTSMGSYATYDAQNIVVSGNYAYIADDSHGLVIIDITNPASPVFEDSYNTAGYGYGVTISGSYVYVADFDNGLVILHVDTVPDTTAPSSVTGLNEASVGSSWIYWTWTNPTDEDFNYATIYVDGAFITNTSAGYYNLTGLSEGTTHIISTKTVDTSGNINSTWVNDSASTISPTDIVPPASVTNLGEADVNSDWIRWTWTNPDDADFSHVIVYLNGTFIANTTDSSISYYNATGLSEGATYTIGIQTVDYSGNINSTTVNDSAITRNYPVVSGLSGTNITKTSITLTWEASADTTRVQISRNDVVIGNVTGATSYVDAGLTSSTTYGYTLTPYNQDGLAGESVSVSLRTRSSSSGGSSGGSSRSTSSGGSGGSASVEDFANLVTKDVATIYLRINTTATYQFTKEGNPIQSISFYSLKNSGETVSTVEVLNNRSKLVNSTPEGSIYQYVNMWVGKASFATASNIKDASVRFKVNSSWIQQMGVSPSDVKLQRYNGNAWEVLPTTIVSNTTDYVVFESQTPGFSPFAITGEKVVTIASNENVKSSNENEVPVSNITQTEDDQKEETQSSSSMWMIIAVILVIGFAIVGYAYSKKEK